Proteins co-encoded in one Ensifer sp. PDNC004 genomic window:
- a CDS encoding YeiH family protein yields the protein MTFVASVHERFRSVPSGFAAYWPGFAVTAAVAVAAQFLSDHYGAPAMLMALLLGIAFHFLSEEGRCVAGIDFCAKKVLRIGVALLGMRISVDLLIGLGASTILLLISAIAATIGFGLLAAKLLGRGWRLALITSGSVAICGASAAMAIAAVLPKNEFSERNLIFTVLSVTVLSTLAMIAYPILAQTMGLDARATGIFFGGTIHDVAQVVGAGFSVSPEAGETATLVKLIRVTMLAPVVLIFSLSLRRVPQPEGETGKRPPLLPGFVVAFLIFAALNSFGFVPEMVTKAGMETSRWALLAGIVAVGMRTSLRRVLDVGGDAVALIVAETVFIALFILVGIHYLGHA from the coding sequence ATGACCTTCGTCGCCTCCGTCCACGAACGCTTCCGAAGCGTACCCTCCGGCTTTGCGGCCTACTGGCCGGGCTTTGCCGTTACCGCGGCCGTCGCCGTCGCCGCACAGTTCCTTTCCGATCACTACGGCGCACCGGCCATGCTGATGGCGCTGCTGCTCGGCATCGCCTTTCATTTCCTGTCCGAGGAAGGGCGCTGCGTCGCCGGCATCGATTTCTGCGCCAAGAAGGTGCTGCGCATCGGCGTGGCGCTGCTCGGCATGCGCATCAGCGTCGACCTCCTGATCGGCCTTGGCGCAAGCACGATCCTGCTGCTCATCTCGGCCATCGCCGCGACCATCGGCTTCGGACTGCTTGCCGCAAAATTGCTCGGTCGCGGCTGGCGGCTTGCGCTCATCACCAGCGGTTCGGTCGCGATCTGCGGCGCGTCGGCGGCCATGGCGATCGCAGCGGTGCTGCCGAAGAACGAGTTCTCCGAGCGTAATCTGATCTTCACCGTGCTGTCGGTCACGGTGCTCTCTACGCTTGCGATGATTGCCTACCCGATTCTTGCCCAGACCATGGGGCTGGACGCGCGCGCCACCGGCATCTTCTTCGGTGGCACCATCCATGACGTCGCGCAGGTCGTCGGCGCCGGCTTCTCGGTCTCGCCGGAGGCGGGCGAGACGGCCACACTCGTCAAGCTGATCCGCGTCACCATGCTCGCACCAGTCGTCCTCATCTTCTCCCTGTCGCTGCGCAGGGTACCGCAGCCCGAAGGCGAAACCGGCAAGCGCCCGCCGCTGCTGCCTGGCTTCGTCGTCGCCTTCCTGATCTTTGCGGCGCTGAATTCCTTCGGTTTCGTTCCGGAAATGGTCACCAAGGCCGGCATGGAGACATCGCGCTGGGCGCTGCTCGCCGGCATCGTCGCCGTCGGCATGCGGACGTCACTTCGCCGCGTGCTCGACGTCGGTGGCGACGCGGTCGCGCTGATCGTCGCCGAAACCGTCTTCATCGCTCTCTTCATCCTCGTCGGCATTCACTATCTGGGGCACGCCTGA
- the pta gene encoding phosphate acetyltransferase: MKPLDRILEAAEAAPRHIVLAEGEDPRIVEGALRASRAGIAAITLVGDRKIVAAQLHAAGGSPDEIRIEDPASSPLTEHLAAAYHDLRRGKGIDEAAAAAAVRSPLVFAAMMVREDHADGTVGGAVATTADTVRAALQTIGRAPDVGLVSSFFLMMLCAPHHEKKGAFVFADCGLIVDPDATGLADIAVTSARSYEALSGKPAKVAMLSFSTAGSAAHERVSKVVEATRLAHASAPGLVIDGELQFDTAFVEAVSAAKAPQSALHGEANVFVFPNLDAANIGYKIAQRIGGATAIGPILQGLAKPANDLSRGCNANDVFHMIAVTVVQAGRGR, from the coding sequence ATGAAACCGCTCGACCGCATACTCGAGGCTGCAGAAGCCGCGCCGCGCCATATCGTGCTCGCCGAAGGCGAAGACCCACGGATCGTCGAAGGCGCCTTGCGTGCGTCGCGTGCCGGCATTGCCGCGATCACGCTCGTGGGCGACAGGAAGATCGTCGCGGCGCAACTGCACGCCGCCGGCGGCAGCCCAGACGAAATCCGCATCGAGGATCCGGCTTCGTCTCCGCTGACTGAGCATCTTGCCGCCGCCTACCACGACCTCCGGCGTGGCAAAGGTATCGATGAAGCCGCAGCCGCCGCAGCCGTTCGCTCGCCGCTCGTTTTTGCGGCCATGATGGTGCGCGAGGATCACGCAGACGGAACGGTCGGGGGGGCTGTCGCCACCACCGCCGATACGGTGCGCGCCGCACTCCAGACCATCGGCCGGGCACCGGATGTCGGCCTGGTGTCGAGCTTCTTCCTGATGATGCTCTGCGCGCCGCACCACGAAAAGAAGGGTGCCTTCGTCTTCGCCGATTGCGGGTTGATTGTGGATCCTGATGCCACCGGCCTTGCTGATATCGCGGTAACCTCGGCGCGCTCCTACGAGGCGCTCTCCGGCAAGCCGGCGAAGGTGGCAATGCTCTCCTTCTCGACGGCGGGCAGTGCTGCGCATGAGCGCGTTTCGAAGGTGGTGGAGGCGACGCGGCTCGCCCATGCCTCGGCACCAGGGCTGGTGATCGACGGGGAATTGCAGTTCGACACCGCCTTCGTCGAAGCCGTCAGCGCGGCAAAGGCGCCGCAATCGGCGCTACATGGCGAGGCCAATGTCTTCGTCTTCCCCAACCTCGACGCGGCAAACATCGGCTACAAGATCGCCCAACGCATCGGCGGCGCGACCGCGATCGGCCCGATCCTGCAAGGTCTTGCCAAGCCCGCCAACGACCTCTCGCGCGGCTGCAACGCCAACGACGTGTTCCACATGATCGCCGTCACGGTCGTTCAGGCGGGCCGAGGCCGGTGA
- a CDS encoding TetR/AcrR family transcriptional regulator, translating into MAIDRRVARTRTALYEALLALIRRKHYELITVEDILTEANIGRSTFYAHFTSKDDLLKRSLERLRDLLVTAKDKAISSARHEEAWDPSRALFEHVAEHADIQVALAGGRGGGIVRDAVDDVLAEVLRQSLPGTMHAALPRDLVIRHMVSTFNAVLRWWLEERPEMPPREVDAAFRKLLLDGLPSETCRPFIMTS; encoded by the coding sequence TTGGCGATCGATCGACGCGTGGCCCGAACGCGCACGGCGCTTTATGAAGCGCTTCTCGCCTTGATACGCCGCAAGCACTACGAGCTGATCACCGTCGAAGACATCCTGACCGAGGCGAACATCGGACGATCGACGTTCTATGCGCACTTCACGTCGAAAGACGACCTTTTGAAACGCAGTCTGGAACGTCTTCGCGATCTGCTGGTGACTGCAAAGGACAAGGCGATCTCGTCGGCACGCCATGAAGAAGCATGGGATCCCAGCCGCGCCTTGTTCGAGCACGTCGCCGAACACGCCGACATCCAGGTCGCGCTTGCCGGCGGACGCGGAGGCGGCATCGTGCGCGATGCGGTCGATGATGTGCTTGCGGAAGTCCTCCGCCAGTCGCTTCCTGGCACGATGCATGCCGCTCTTCCCCGCGACCTCGTGATCCGCCACATGGTCTCCACGTTCAACGCCGTTTTGCGGTGGTGGCTGGAAGAGCGACCGGAAATGCCTCCCCGCGAAGTCGACGCTGCGTTCCGAAAACTGCTGCTTGACGGCCTGCCGTCGGAGACGTGCCGGCCCTTCATCATGACTTCGTGA
- a CDS encoding LysR substrate-binding domain-containing protein — translation MIARKVGSIPLGLFASADYIARRGRPGSLADLASHDVLGPYRSPVDMKIGKSAAPELPPMRYAMRTDCHPARIAATRAGLGITIMQVPIGERDPGLQRLLPEVVVTSLDTWIVAHENLRSVARIAAVFDYLVAAFADFIKGDGKSPRSAG, via the coding sequence TTGATCGCCCGCAAAGTCGGTTCCATCCCGCTCGGCTTGTTCGCCAGCGCCGACTACATCGCGCGCCGGGGACGGCCGGGCTCCTTGGCCGATCTCGCCAGTCACGACGTCCTCGGGCCGTATCGCTCCCCCGTCGACATGAAGATCGGCAAGAGCGCCGCACCAGAACTACCCCCGATGCGCTATGCGATGCGGACGGATTGCCATCCCGCGCGCATTGCCGCGACACGGGCCGGCCTCGGCATCACGATCATGCAGGTTCCGATCGGAGAGAGGGACCCAGGACTTCAGCGTCTCCTGCCGGAGGTAGTGGTGACGTCACTGGATACCTGGATCGTCGCCCACGAGAATCTCAGATCGGTGGCCAGGATCGCAGCGGTGTTCGATTACCTGGTCGCAGCCTTTGCCGATTTCATTAAAGGGGATGGCAAATCTCCACGCAGTGCAGGCTGA
- a CDS encoding MFS transporter, giving the protein MRDFPFGRQFDDRKTYADSAMLLGGGALGAQASPVISDLTGSWRIGLGSLAALGVVAVAVAWVALPSDGPRKPEGNLVRNLLTKPRAWLLMVFFGLVNGGYTSVVVWLAPHYQQLGWGPSASGSLLAVMAVFQAAAALILPVLACRNGMDRRPWLWFTLGCQFAGFAGFAFAPHAAPFAFVALTGAGLGGCFALSMVVALDHLADPAQATALSAVMQGGGFLLAATPPMIVSALHDLTGSFAAGWTWHLGSILIAAALTARLAPRGYAAARPLAQATTSTDRPFG; this is encoded by the coding sequence TTGCGGGATTTCCCGTTCGGGCGACAATTCGACGACAGGAAAACATATGCAGACTCGGCGATGCTGCTGGGCGGCGGCGCCTTGGGAGCGCAGGCGTCTCCTGTCATCTCGGACTTGACTGGCAGTTGGCGCATCGGGCTCGGTTCGCTGGCAGCGCTCGGCGTTGTCGCCGTCGCTGTTGCCTGGGTCGCGCTTCCCAGCGACGGCCCACGGAAACCGGAGGGCAATCTCGTCCGAAATTTGCTCACGAAGCCGCGGGCCTGGCTCCTCATGGTGTTCTTCGGTCTGGTCAATGGCGGCTACACTTCGGTGGTGGTCTGGCTCGCTCCACACTACCAGCAGCTTGGCTGGGGCCCTTCGGCGAGCGGCAGTCTGCTCGCGGTCATGGCGGTCTTCCAGGCAGCGGCTGCGCTCATCCTGCCGGTCTTGGCCTGCCGCAACGGGATGGACCGGCGGCCGTGGCTGTGGTTCACGCTCGGGTGCCAGTTCGCAGGCTTTGCGGGCTTTGCCTTCGCGCCGCATGCAGCACCGTTTGCGTTCGTCGCGCTGACCGGCGCCGGGCTCGGCGGCTGCTTCGCCCTGTCGATGGTGGTCGCGCTCGATCATCTGGCCGACCCCGCACAGGCAACTGCGCTATCGGCCGTGATGCAAGGCGGTGGTTTTCTGCTGGCGGCCACACCGCCGATGATCGTGTCCGCACTCCACGACCTGACCGGAAGCTTTGCCGCCGGCTGGACGTGGCACCTCGGTTCTATTCTCATCGCGGCCGCGCTCACCGCACGCCTGGCGCCGCGAGGCTATGCAGCCGCAAGGCCACTGGCACAGGCGACGACCAGCACCGACCGGCCATTCGGATAA
- a CDS encoding LysE family translocator has product MHELAILASILGVFLLGAMSPGPSFIVVSRIAIARSRADGLMAAVGMGIGGFFFACIAVAGLTAILLQVEWLNILLRLAGGAYLVWIGIGIWRAAPQKITIAETPADQPSTLWKSLLRGLFVQISNPKTAIFYASMFAALLPSPAPTWMLLALPPLLFINEFLWYAIVALGFSSQGPRVVYLRSKTWIDRAAGAVVGALGLKLMTDSARTIA; this is encoded by the coding sequence ATGCATGAACTTGCAATTCTTGCCTCCATCCTGGGCGTCTTCCTGCTTGGAGCCATGAGCCCCGGCCCGAGCTTCATCGTCGTGTCGCGGATCGCGATTGCGCGGTCACGCGCCGATGGATTGATGGCAGCGGTCGGCATGGGCATTGGCGGCTTTTTCTTCGCCTGTATTGCGGTCGCTGGCCTGACGGCGATCCTCCTTCAGGTCGAATGGCTCAACATCCTCCTAAGGCTCGCCGGCGGCGCCTATCTCGTCTGGATCGGCATCGGCATCTGGCGGGCAGCACCGCAGAAGATTACGATTGCCGAGACGCCCGCCGACCAGCCGAGCACGCTCTGGAAATCCCTGCTACGGGGGCTCTTCGTTCAGATCTCCAACCCGAAGACGGCGATCTTCTACGCCTCGATGTTTGCCGCGCTGCTGCCGTCGCCGGCGCCCACCTGGATGCTTCTCGCTCTCCCCCCGCTGCTCTTCATCAACGAGTTCCTGTGGTACGCGATCGTCGCCCTCGGCTTTTCCTCCCAGGGGCCGCGGGTCGTCTATCTGCGCTCAAAGACCTGGATCGACCGCGCCGCCGGCGCCGTGGTGGGCGCACTTGGGCTGAAGCTGATGACGGATAGCGCACGAACGATCGCCTGA
- a CDS encoding MFS transporter — translation MTVAIPAVTRPKTHLAVLVVLGVTHLLNDLMQSLIPAAYPILKDAYALDFVQIGMITMTFQIAGSLLQPAIGMVTDKHPAPYSPVVGMMFTLSGLVSLALADSYAMILVSVALIGIGSSIFHPEATRMARYAAGGRQGLAQGLFQVGGQAGGALGPVFAAVIIVPWGQPSLAWFAALALLAMMLLAWIGSKQREISAAFMALRAESKKAGSVRHAPATIAVALVVLTLLMFTKNAYGESFRSFYTFYLMERFGLSIPSAQMMLFIFLLASAAGALIGGIIGDRIGRYRIIWISVLGPLPLTLILPHVDLFWTGVLTVMINLIMASAFASILIYAIELLPNRIGLIGGLFYGLNFGLGGIAAALLGILADRYGVETVYYICSFLPLAGLLAWFLPKIEEGRH, via the coding sequence ATGACAGTCGCCATCCCTGCCGTGACACGCCCGAAGACGCATCTTGCCGTCCTGGTCGTTCTCGGGGTCACCCATCTCCTCAACGACCTCATGCAGTCGCTGATCCCGGCCGCCTATCCGATCCTGAAGGACGCCTACGCGCTCGACTTCGTACAGATCGGCATGATCACGATGACCTTCCAGATTGCCGGGTCTCTGCTGCAGCCGGCGATCGGAATGGTCACGGACAAGCACCCTGCCCCCTATTCGCCGGTCGTCGGGATGATGTTCACGCTGTCGGGCCTGGTCAGCCTCGCCCTTGCCGATAGCTATGCCATGATCCTTGTCTCGGTCGCACTGATCGGCATCGGGTCGTCCATCTTCCATCCCGAAGCCACGCGCATGGCGCGCTATGCCGCCGGCGGCCGGCAGGGCTTGGCGCAGGGACTGTTTCAGGTCGGCGGCCAGGCAGGCGGTGCGCTCGGCCCGGTCTTTGCCGCGGTGATCATCGTTCCCTGGGGGCAGCCGAGCCTTGCGTGGTTCGCCGCCCTGGCGTTGCTGGCCATGATGCTTCTCGCCTGGATTGGCAGCAAGCAGCGCGAGATCAGCGCTGCATTCATGGCGCTGCGGGCGGAGAGCAAGAAGGCCGGCAGCGTCCGTCACGCGCCGGCAACGATCGCTGTCGCTCTGGTGGTCCTGACGCTGCTGATGTTCACCAAGAACGCCTACGGCGAAAGTTTCCGTTCGTTCTACACCTTCTACCTCATGGAAAGGTTCGGACTTTCCATTCCTTCCGCACAGATGATGTTGTTCATCTTCCTGCTCGCCTCGGCCGCAGGCGCACTGATCGGAGGCATTATCGGCGATCGCATCGGGCGGTACCGGATCATCTGGATCTCGGTTCTGGGGCCGCTTCCCCTGACGCTGATCCTGCCCCACGTCGATCTGTTCTGGACCGGCGTGCTGACGGTGATGATCAACCTGATCATGGCAAGCGCCTTTGCATCGATCCTGATCTACGCCATCGAACTGCTACCGAACCGCATCGGACTGATCGGAGGGCTGTTCTACGGCCTGAACTTCGGCTTGGGTGGCATTGCCGCAGCGCTTCTCGGCATATTGGCCGACCGCTACGGTGTCGAAACGGTCTATTATATCTGCTCGTTCCTTCCGCTTGCGGGGCTTCTCGCTTGGTTCCTCCCGAAGATCGAGGAGGGGCGCCATTGA
- a CDS encoding alpha/beta fold hydrolase, with product MLLVPGFMLDADLWRDVAPALGDYGPAIHADLSQDASIAAMARRALLDAPDRFILVGFSMGGYVAREIVRQAPERVSALVLIATSARGESDVERQRKAAVAGQSAGTAFRGLSRLAILSSLHPDNAGRTDILERIQAAGQRMGGDAFRRQSLVERKDERDALASIRSPSLVIAGEEDRLRSRAEALELHHGLVGSSFEVVAETGHMVPMEAPQRLAAVIRDWLDQLNTGA from the coding sequence ATGCTCTTGGTTCCCGGCTTCATGCTGGACGCCGATCTCTGGCGCGACGTTGCTCCCGCGCTTGGCGACTACGGGCCTGCGATCCATGCCGACCTGTCGCAGGATGCCTCGATCGCTGCCATGGCCCGTCGCGCGCTGCTGGATGCGCCGGATCGCTTCATACTCGTTGGGTTCTCCATGGGCGGGTACGTCGCCCGGGAAATCGTCAGACAGGCGCCCGAGCGAGTGAGCGCCCTTGTCCTCATCGCTACGTCCGCGCGCGGCGAAAGCGACGTGGAGCGCCAACGAAAGGCAGCCGTCGCCGGGCAGTCGGCCGGCACGGCATTCAGAGGCCTCAGCCGTTTGGCCATCCTCTCGTCCCTGCACCCCGACAATGCCGGGCGGACCGATATCCTTGAGCGAATCCAGGCGGCCGGCCAGCGAATGGGAGGCGACGCCTTTCGCCGCCAGTCGCTCGTCGAGCGGAAGGACGAGCGGGATGCCCTGGCTTCGATCCGAAGCCCCAGCCTCGTCATTGCCGGTGAAGAGGATCGCTTGAGATCGCGCGCTGAGGCGCTCGAACTGCACCACGGGCTCGTCGGCTCAAGCTTCGAGGTCGTCGCTGAGACCGGCCATATGGTTCCGATGGAAGCGCCGCAACGCCTTGCGGCCGTCATTCGGGATTGGCTTGATCAATTGAACACCGGCGCCTAA
- a CDS encoding ABC transporter permease, translated as MDRQLGFLATVNVAAIVAGAVLVGASFVELYNFQSMASQVPELGFLALGVMLAMMSGNGGIDLSGIALANLSGVAAYFFLRDVISADDAPLLFTWSLIGLALGVGLVGGMLNGFLIAKVGLTPIIATLGTQLLFTGLAIVLTNGSALSIGYVEPLDDFGNATILSVPQCFALFLVVALAIGAILRFTPFGQRLLLLGNNAKAARYAGIPEKRILFLTYTVCGLLASVAGIVIAARTSSVKWDYGTSYVLIAILIAVMAGVRPEGGYGRVICVVLSATSLQMLSSLFNFMNISNFFRDLAWGVLLLVFIATSGFDLKAWFRATRS; from the coding sequence ATGGATCGGCAGCTCGGCTTTCTTGCCACTGTGAACGTTGCCGCGATTGTCGCCGGTGCGGTGCTCGTCGGCGCCAGCTTCGTCGAGCTCTATAACTTCCAGTCCATGGCGTCGCAGGTCCCCGAGCTGGGTTTCCTCGCGCTTGGCGTCATGCTGGCCATGATGTCCGGCAATGGCGGCATCGACCTTTCCGGCATCGCGCTGGCCAATCTCTCCGGGGTTGCCGCCTACTTCTTCCTGCGCGATGTGATTTCCGCCGACGACGCTCCGCTTCTCTTCACCTGGAGCCTGATCGGCCTTGCGCTTGGCGTCGGCCTTGTCGGCGGCATGCTGAACGGGTTCCTGATCGCGAAGGTCGGATTGACGCCGATCATCGCCACGCTCGGCACGCAATTGCTCTTCACGGGGTTGGCGATCGTTCTCACCAACGGTTCGGCGCTCAGCATCGGCTATGTCGAGCCGCTCGACGATTTCGGCAATGCCACGATCCTGAGCGTGCCCCAATGCTTCGCTCTGTTCCTGGTCGTCGCACTTGCGATCGGCGCCATCCTGCGTTTCACGCCCTTCGGCCAGCGTCTGCTTCTGCTCGGCAACAATGCCAAGGCGGCGCGCTACGCCGGCATCCCGGAGAAGCGCATCCTGTTCCTGACCTATACGGTTTGCGGGCTGTTGGCATCGGTTGCCGGCATCGTCATCGCCGCGCGCACCTCGAGCGTCAAGTGGGACTACGGCACCTCCTATGTCCTCATCGCGATCCTGATCGCGGTCATGGCTGGCGTTCGCCCTGAGGGCGGCTATGGGCGGGTCATCTGCGTCGTGCTTTCGGCAACATCGCTGCAGATGCTCTCCAGCCTCTTCAACTTCATGAACATCTCGAACTTCTTCCGGGATCTCGCCTGGGGCGTTCTTCTGCTCGTCTTCATCGCCACCTCCGGCTTCGATCTCAAAGCCTGGTTCAGGGCGACCCGCAGCTAA
- a CDS encoding substrate-binding domain-containing protein, producing MPDFRKIAACTVALGTIWAATAATAEEKPSIVTVVKVTGENWFTRMEEGVVAYGNDNDTVATSQIGPGKADAAQQARLIEDLVAKKVSAIAVVPMDAASLEGVLKRAAQRGIKVVTHEADSMKNTLVDIEAFENKAFGARFNEKIAECMGKSGKWTSFVGSLGSLTHVQWADGGAENAKKYPDMELVSEKNESFNDANRAYEKAREILRKYPDIKGFQGGSAIDVIGIGRAVEEAGLQDKTCVFGIGLPKDTGSYLESGAVDGISFWDPKDAGYVMNKVADMVIKGEEIKDGMDLGVPGYEKVTVKKGAGDGMIVVGEAWVDVDKSNYSKYPF from the coding sequence ATGCCTGATTTTCGTAAAATTGCCGCCTGCACCGTGGCCCTCGGCACCATCTGGGCCGCAACGGCGGCCACTGCCGAGGAGAAGCCGAGCATCGTGACCGTCGTGAAGGTCACCGGCGAGAACTGGTTTACCCGCATGGAGGAAGGCGTTGTCGCCTACGGCAACGACAATGATACGGTTGCCACGAGCCAGATTGGCCCCGGCAAGGCAGACGCTGCCCAGCAGGCGCGCCTGATCGAAGACCTCGTCGCCAAGAAGGTCAGCGCGATTGCCGTCGTGCCGATGGATGCAGCGTCGCTCGAAGGCGTGCTGAAGCGCGCCGCCCAGCGCGGCATCAAGGTTGTGACCCACGAAGCCGACAGCATGAAGAACACGCTCGTCGACATCGAAGCCTTCGAAAACAAGGCCTTCGGCGCTCGCTTCAACGAAAAGATCGCCGAGTGCATGGGCAAGTCCGGCAAGTGGACCTCCTTCGTCGGTTCGCTCGGCAGCCTGACGCACGTGCAGTGGGCTGACGGCGGCGCTGAAAATGCAAAGAAGTACCCGGACATGGAACTGGTCTCGGAGAAGAACGAATCCTTCAACGACGCCAACCGCGCCTACGAGAAGGCCCGCGAGATCCTGCGCAAATACCCCGATATCAAGGGATTCCAGGGCGGCTCTGCCATCGACGTCATCGGCATCGGCCGCGCCGTCGAAGAGGCTGGCCTTCAGGACAAGACCTGCGTATTCGGTATCGGCCTGCCGAAGGATACCGGATCCTATCTGGAGTCCGGTGCTGTGGATGGCATCAGCTTCTGGGATCCTAAGGATGCCGGCTACGTCATGAACAAGGTCGCCGACATGGTCATCAAGGGCGAAGAGATCAAGGACGGCATGGATCTCGGCGTGCCCGGCTACGAAAAGGTGACGGTCAAGAAGGGTGCAGGTGACGGCATGATTGTCGTCGGCGAAGCCTGGGTCGACGTCGACAAGTCGAACTACAGCAAATACCCGTTCTGA
- a CDS encoding sugar ABC transporter ATP-binding protein, which translates to MQPQPTGGEPHLKPATPFLEVRNIEKHFGGVRALKGVSLSIEAGNIYHLMGENGCGKSTLIKIISGAQGADAGELLIDGKTVTGLTPVAALAAGIETVYQDFSLLPNLSVAENIGLTQQLVSSSGKLARRLDIPKMRATAERALAAVGLPASRAFLSTRTDELPMATRQLIAIARAIASDARLVIMDEPTTALTKHEVDNLIGVVDRLRAKGVAVLFVTHKLDECKSLGGRAIIMRDGQKVAECDVEGHSKTDLAFWMTGKVLDDTRQRSAVTLGEKLLNVEKLSRSGFFADVSLSLRKGEIVGITGLLDSGRNELALALAGVSPADGGGIFLEGDEIRLGKPADAIASGIGYVPEDRLSEGLFLSQSIKDNIVVPVLDRLRNALGIVDGRRSRALAERTVDDLQVVSAGVDKPVQSLSGGNQQRVLIGRWLTIEPKLLILHGPTVGVDVGSKDTIYRIIQRLAGDGMGVIIISDDLPELLQNCDRIMVMRKGRVVKTFAAEGLAEDVLSRALTDDTIARLQ; encoded by the coding sequence ATGCAGCCCCAGCCCACTGGCGGTGAACCGCATCTCAAGCCCGCGACCCCGTTTCTGGAGGTGCGCAACATCGAGAAGCACTTCGGTGGCGTGCGAGCGCTGAAGGGCGTCAGCCTTTCGATCGAGGCCGGCAACATCTATCACCTGATGGGTGAGAACGGCTGCGGCAAGAGCACGCTCATCAAGATCATTTCCGGGGCTCAAGGGGCCGATGCAGGCGAACTCCTGATCGACGGCAAGACGGTCACCGGACTGACGCCAGTCGCCGCCCTCGCTGCCGGCATCGAAACGGTCTATCAGGATTTCTCGCTGCTCCCCAACCTCTCCGTCGCAGAGAACATCGGCCTGACGCAGCAGCTCGTATCCTCGTCGGGCAAGCTTGCGCGGCGGCTCGACATACCGAAAATGCGGGCGACAGCCGAGCGCGCCCTTGCGGCCGTCGGCCTGCCCGCGAGCAGGGCCTTTCTGTCGACGCGCACGGACGAGTTGCCGATGGCGACGCGGCAGTTGATCGCCATTGCCCGTGCGATCGCCTCCGACGCCCGCCTCGTCATTATGGACGAGCCGACGACGGCGCTGACCAAACACGAGGTCGACAATCTTATCGGCGTCGTCGATCGCCTGCGCGCCAAGGGCGTTGCCGTGCTGTTTGTCACCCACAAGCTCGACGAGTGCAAATCGCTCGGCGGGCGGGCGATCATCATGCGCGACGGCCAGAAGGTCGCCGAATGCGATGTCGAAGGCCATTCGAAGACCGATCTGGCCTTCTGGATGACCGGCAAGGTGCTGGACGATACGCGCCAGCGCTCTGCCGTCACGCTCGGCGAGAAGTTGCTCAATGTCGAGAAGCTCTCGCGGAGCGGCTTTTTCGCTGACGTCTCCTTGTCGCTGCGCAAGGGCGAAATCGTCGGCATTACCGGGCTGCTTGATTCCGGGCGCAACGAACTGGCGCTTGCGCTCGCCGGCGTTTCGCCGGCTGACGGCGGCGGCATTTTTCTCGAGGGCGACGAGATCCGCCTTGGCAAACCCGCCGACGCGATAGCGTCTGGCATTGGCTACGTTCCCGAGGACCGGCTCTCGGAGGGGTTGTTCCTCTCGCAATCGATCAAGGACAATATCGTGGTTCCGGTCCTCGACCGGCTGCGCAATGCCCTCGGTATCGTTGACGGACGCCGCAGCCGTGCGCTTGCCGAGCGCACGGTCGACGATCTCCAGGTCGTCTCGGCCGGCGTCGACAAGCCGGTGCAGTCCCTATCCGGCGGCAACCAGCAGCGCGTGCTGATCGGGCGCTGGCTGACGATCGAGCCAAAACTTCTGATCCTGCATGGCCCGACGGTCGGCGTCGATGTGGGCTCCAAAGACACGATCTATCGGATCATCCAGCGGCTCGCCGGCGACGGCATGGGCGTCATCATCATCAGCGACGACCTGCCCGAATTGTTGCAGAACTGCGACCGCATCATGGTCATGCGCAAGGGTCGCGTCGTCAAAACCTTTGCCGCCGAAGGGCTGGCCGAAGACGTCCTCTCGCGTGCGCTGACGGACGATACCATTGCGAGGCTTCAATGA